The Streptomyces sp. NBC_01775 genome includes a region encoding these proteins:
- a CDS encoding DeoR/GlpR family DNA-binding transcription regulator, giving the protein MTAQGPARATRQKRQQLIVDHVLAKGDASVAELTELTGVSLMTVHRDIAELADRGILRKYHGGVSALPSTVFESSSDFRLHAHPDEKGALARAALEFVSPGMSLMLDDSTTALALAKLLPQVGPLTVVTNYRLITEELRAVEDVRLIGVGGEYSRTHDSWIGLSALEMIKSFSVDLTLVSTSAMTGEMTYHQEQEMVAIKRAMREAGSVSVLLMDHSKVGRSALHRLDPVRSFDHVVLTGPVEDDVLTEMRKLTDVRLATD; this is encoded by the coding sequence ATGACCGCCCAGGGACCCGCGCGCGCCACGCGCCAGAAGCGCCAGCAGCTCATCGTCGACCACGTGTTGGCCAAGGGCGACGCCTCCGTGGCGGAGCTGACCGAGCTGACCGGCGTGAGCTTGATGACGGTGCACCGCGACATCGCCGAGCTGGCCGACCGGGGCATCCTGCGCAAGTACCACGGCGGGGTCTCCGCACTCCCCTCCACGGTCTTCGAGTCCAGCTCGGACTTCCGGCTGCACGCACACCCGGACGAGAAGGGCGCGCTGGCCCGCGCCGCGCTGGAGTTCGTCTCGCCGGGCATGTCGCTGATGCTGGACGACTCGACCACGGCACTGGCGCTGGCGAAGCTGCTGCCGCAGGTCGGACCGCTGACGGTGGTCACCAACTACCGGCTGATCACCGAGGAGCTGCGGGCCGTCGAGGACGTCCGGCTGATCGGCGTGGGCGGTGAGTACTCGCGCACCCACGACTCGTGGATCGGCCTGTCGGCGCTGGAGATGATCAAGAGTTTCTCGGTGGACCTGACCCTGGTCTCCACCTCCGCGATGACCGGGGAGATGACCTATCACCAGGAGCAGGAGATGGTCGCCATCAAGCGCGCGATGCGCGAGGCGGGCTCGGTGAGCGTGCTGCTGATGGACCACAGCAAGGTCGGCCGCAGCGCCCTGCACCGGCTGGATCCGGTGCGCTCCTTCGACCATGTCGTGCTGACCGGCCCCGTCGAGGACGACGTCCTGACGGAGATGCGGAAGCTGACGGACGTCCGGCTGGCCACGGACTGA
- a CDS encoding HAD family hydrolase produces MADAVVFDMDGVLVESEHLWEGLWTAFAADRGKQWGPEQTRSCQGMSAPEWAGFLTEFAGAGDSAADTERTVVDGMIKALEDGEIDLLPGAREMVTDSASLGPIALASSAPRRVIDAVLAHHGVDHHFKATVSSAEVPRGKPSPDVYLAAAEKLGVPAADCLAVEDSSNGLRAATAAGMTVVAIPNPTYPPAEDALAGATYAASDHGAVRRYLLSQLKEGDRA; encoded by the coding sequence GTGGCCGATGCAGTGGTGTTTGACATGGACGGAGTGCTCGTGGAGAGCGAGCACCTCTGGGAGGGCCTGTGGACCGCGTTCGCCGCAGACCGGGGCAAGCAGTGGGGCCCCGAACAGACCCGCAGCTGCCAGGGCATGAGCGCGCCGGAATGGGCCGGGTTCCTCACCGAGTTCGCGGGCGCGGGTGACAGCGCGGCCGACACCGAGCGCACCGTCGTCGACGGCATGATCAAGGCGCTGGAGGACGGCGAGATCGACCTGCTGCCCGGCGCCCGCGAGATGGTCACCGACTCCGCCTCGCTCGGCCCCATCGCGCTCGCCTCCTCCGCGCCGCGCCGGGTGATCGACGCGGTCCTCGCGCACCATGGAGTCGACCACCACTTCAAGGCGACCGTCTCCAGCGCCGAGGTGCCCCGGGGCAAGCCGAGCCCCGACGTCTACCTCGCCGCCGCCGAGAAGCTGGGTGTCCCGGCGGCGGACTGCCTCGCCGTCGAGGACTCCAGCAACGGGCTGCGCGCGGCGACCGCCGCGGGCATGACGGTCGTCGCCATCCCCAACCCGACCTACCCGCCGGCCGAGGACGCCCTCGCCGGTGCCACGTACGCGGCGTCCGACCACGGCGCCGTACGCCGCTACCTGCTCTCCCAGCTCAAGGAAGGTGACCGGGCATGA
- a CDS encoding MFS transporter, whose amino-acid sequence MPDLATPDAGNGKGLLDRIGLPKPLVLGYIGVLLFMIGDGVESGFIAPYMADHGAGTDVKAGYVITVYGVAVMLASWFSGALSQVWGPRKVMWVGLVIWAVFDALYLVFALETENYPMMLILYGIRGFGYPLFAFGFLVWITGSAPKARLGTAVGWFYFAFTGGLPTLGSLWSSFTIPAIGEMGTLWTALGLILIGGAIALVGAHRRAGGERLAPPEVTTGESLYNSISIVWTHPRVLVGCLVRIINTAPEFGMLVYLPRIFSDDVGFGTDKWLQLLAIIYGTNIFFNLIFGAVSDKIGWRTTIATFGALGCAISVTVLYFVPTWLGPDYYWVAVLAGMLYGATLAGFVPISALIPNMAPENKGGSMALLNLGAGGATFVGPAIASLFLPLVGAGGVTIVFLGLYLVAMVLTLFLKMPEEQGASGSGKGSGDEDPGKSKVGSAPAPA is encoded by the coding sequence ATGCCGGATCTAGCGACGCCAGACGCGGGGAACGGGAAGGGGCTGCTCGATCGCATCGGGCTGCCGAAGCCCCTGGTCCTCGGCTACATCGGCGTCCTGCTGTTCATGATCGGCGACGGCGTGGAGAGCGGCTTCATCGCGCCGTACATGGCTGATCACGGTGCGGGCACCGATGTGAAGGCCGGCTACGTCATCACCGTCTACGGCGTCGCCGTGATGCTCGCCTCCTGGTTCTCCGGCGCGCTCTCGCAGGTGTGGGGCCCGCGCAAGGTGATGTGGGTGGGGCTCGTCATCTGGGCCGTCTTCGACGCCCTGTACCTGGTCTTCGCGCTGGAGACCGAGAACTACCCGATGATGCTGATCCTCTACGGCATCCGCGGTTTCGGATACCCGCTGTTCGCCTTCGGCTTCCTGGTGTGGATCACCGGCAGCGCCCCGAAGGCCCGGCTGGGCACCGCCGTCGGCTGGTTCTACTTCGCCTTCACCGGTGGCCTGCCCACCCTCGGCTCCCTGTGGTCCAGCTTCACCATCCCCGCGATCGGCGAGATGGGCACGCTGTGGACGGCCCTCGGACTGATCCTCATCGGCGGCGCGATCGCGCTGGTGGGCGCGCACCGGCGCGCGGGCGGCGAGCGGCTCGCACCGCCCGAGGTGACCACGGGTGAATCCCTCTACAACAGCATCTCGATCGTGTGGACCCACCCGCGCGTCCTGGTCGGCTGCCTGGTGCGGATCATCAACACCGCACCCGAGTTCGGCATGCTGGTCTACCTGCCGCGGATCTTCTCCGACGACGTCGGCTTCGGCACGGACAAGTGGCTCCAGCTGCTGGCGATCATCTACGGCACCAACATCTTCTTCAACCTGATCTTCGGCGCCGTCTCCGACAAGATCGGCTGGCGTACGACGATCGCCACGTTCGGCGCCCTGGGCTGCGCGATCAGCGTGACGGTGCTGTACTTCGTGCCGACCTGGCTGGGCCCCGACTACTACTGGGTCGCGGTGCTGGCGGGCATGCTCTACGGCGCCACGCTCGCGGGCTTCGTCCCGATCTCCGCGCTCATCCCGAACATGGCGCCGGAGAACAAGGGCGGCTCGATGGCCCTGCTCAACCTGGGCGCGGGCGGCGCCACGTTCGTCGGCCCCGCCATCGCCAGCCTCTTCCTCCCGCTGGTCGGAGCGGGCGGCGTGACCATCGTCTTCCTGGGCCTGTACCTGGTCGCGATGGTGCTGACCCTGTTCCTCAAGATGCCGGAGGAGCAGGGTGCCTCCGGCTCGGGGAAGGGCTCAGGGGACGAGGACCCCGGCAAGAGCAAGGTGGGCTCGGCCCCAGCTCCCGCGTAA